TGATAGAGGTAGGAATATTTTCCGGCTGATGATCATTGAATTAACGAGAGGGTGTAGAAATACCTAACGCTGAATCTCGTGTGTTCCTTTTCGGATTTTGCTGAGGTATTTTCTAACGAGTATGTAATTCAGAATTTCATGCCGGATGAAGTTTAAGTATGCAGAGACCATTGTGGGGTTACTTCTTCAATTCTGTACACATGTCTGCTATCCTCATTTCACCCCTAATCCTCACCTATGGTATCACAGCGATAAGCAGTTTTTTTCTGCTGATCTTGGAAACAGTTGTAAGAACTGGGTAGGTGGTTAATTCGCGAAGAGAGATTGATTAAAATTCTTTCCCTAATTATAATAGTAATTACGGAGGCACGGATCAATAAACTTCTTCCGCTGCTTTCAGTGGTAATCCATGCAGATGAATTGATAAATTACTCTGTTAATATTCTCACGACACTGTCAGGCGAACGTTTTATGATTATTACAAACTGcaattaaattgaaatattaaatgagTGAATCGAATAGAAATATATAACACTACTTCAATAACTATCCAAGAATACGTGATATGGTAGACACAGAATCTGCTCATTAGACCACTCAGAACGCCATGAAATCATATCCCCGTTTCAACCCCATTAAAAACGTCCAAAATAAATTCAGATATACCAAAACCTTAGCTATAATCACACATCGAGCGCTTTTAAATTATCAAAGGAAACTTGACAGACAAAAGAGGCATGCTGTGAAAAATAGTTTCAAACTTACCGGCGAGGACTGTGGAACCGTTCACTGACGCCGGCACTCTGAGGTTCAAGGACGGTCGAAGGGGTGGTCGTAGGAAAAACGGGCAAGAAAATCCTCCCTTCACTTCACAGTCTTTGTGCAGATCACAGTTTACGGTGGATCCACAGGGAAGGTGCACGGAAAGAACGTCTCCAACGTCTCGCTAGTGGCCTAACGTTTGCGATGTGATACGTCGCGACGCCGCGTGTCGACTGAGGCCGACGCTTTTCCTTCCCTAGAATCGAGCCGGAGGGTGGGGAGCGGGTGCGTCTGCCGACACTGGACGCCACGGTTCCCCACAAGACGACGTGTACTCCCACGCCCAGCCAGGCGCAGTCTACCCCTTCTATACGCTCCCCGCTGGCGCGAATTTGAATCCACGTGGTGCGCAATCGTCGGGGCCGGTCGTCGCTCGCGACGTCGGCCGTCGAATGGGCTTGGTACGAATGCGCTCCCGACTTCACGTTTTTTCTGATGGTGAGGAAACCGCGGCGGAGATTTTGTTTCGCAACAGTGGTTCATGCTTTCCTCGCGGGGGTGGCTATTCCAGCACTGCAAGTTTACGAGAAACAATTGGCAAAAATGGTTGCCTCTTCCTCTTTTTACGGGGCGTTTCATTTCGCGTGCATTGGTACCGCATTACCTCTCAGGCTCGGCTCTTCTAAAGAAATTTATATTAAGCCGCTTCCCCGAAGGGCTAAACGGTTACGGTAATATCGTAAAATTTGGAACGTGGCGGATCAGAGCTTGTTAAAAGACGGCGGAGCAGAAGTTTCTTTGATCGAGACACCGGGCTATGGTGGCACAGTGTGGCAAACAACGAACCGGGAAACGTGGTTGCGCCCGTCGTCGACGGTGCAGTCGACGATCGATCGGTGCACACCACGCTCAGCAACGAACGAGGATAATACGGTGCAAGAGAATCCGGGGAGGTGAACGAAGATGTAACGTGAGAACGAGAGGGCGAGGGGGGTGAATTGGGGTGAGTGGGAGGCGGATGTAGAGGAAGAGACTGGGATCCACAGGGGGAGAAGGGGAGGGTGGGAAGCTAGAGGATCGAATGGAACAGCGGTCGTAAATTTTGTAGATGGAGTTCACGGGCTGGTGAAGGTCAAGTGCTTGGCCACGGCTGCAGCTGACTGGGTGGTGGTTTTCGGGATGCTTGGACCGGCGTGCTGGCTCTGGCGCTGGTAAATAGCATGTTTTTCGTGTAATTTCCCCGAGTGCTTCCCTGAACTGCACTACTCGTGCGTTCGTCGATGGAAAGGATATAATAATGGGGTTGCTGAAGCAGCAGGGGTGAGTCAACAGTCTGGGAATACATTTTGCTGGGAATAAATTTTTAGCTCCGCATAGATAACTTTCAATCGTAATGCTTAACGGTGACAATAAACTTTGTTAGACCACCAAATGCTTATTCGGATTATCATTCATCTTCCCTTCTCTCTGTGGTCCTCGTTAACGGCAGAAGTTCTGGTTACGTCACTTGTGAAATTTATCTCCCTCCTTCGTGATCTTGCTGATATTTCATTACCGTTCGTAAAGCATGCTTCTGATAGATCCGCAGAATGCTTACGTAGATGCTAATAGAAGCTACCAAACTGTATATGCATATTTCGACCAATATTGTGATTTATAGCGCATCGATACGAGAGAATCTGATAAATCGCACCGCGTGCCGAACAACAAGAGATTGCTTTCATAATTTCGATCGCGTCTCAAGtgacaaaaatgatatttaccGTTCGCCACGGTTTACCCCGCAAAATCCTTGGACTCTATTTGCAATAACACATGTGACGTGTACCACCTCGACCCGATATACATAAATATCGTCCTTgcctttatttttaaataatttcacacCTGCGGTGAAAATTGATTCGAGGAATCAACACTTACCACTCAAGCGACGCAAACAATATTATAACATAGTTGCGATCCAATCGGGGCTTGAGAATGTGGCACTATTACGGTACTATTGGTTTATTGTCAGGGAAGCATGTATCGGATAATGTACACTCGCCATGACCACGTTCCAATCGGAAATCAAGGATTCTCACGGGACAATTTATAATTAGCTAGTGCGACAATATTTCCGATCACTTTCCTAAGAAGACAGAATTATTCCGACGCGTTTGAAATCCTTCAGGAACAACACAATCAATTTGATATGTCCGCCACTATGATTTGGTTGTCTCGTCTCTCTTCTTCCCCTCCTCTTCATCGCTTTCGTCCTCGTCCACGGACACATCCGACCCGTCTTCGCCCCTCTTCGCCGTCGTTTTCTCACCGTCCGATTCATTCAATCGTTCATTACCTTCGCCTCCGTCTGCAGTCTCGGGATTGTCCCCCTTGTCATCCTGCTTTTCGCTGAACTCGTAATCGATCTCGTTCTCCACTATCTCATCCGCATTTGCAGAGCTGCAATCGTATATTGGAAAGCATTACTTGCTTCGATAGCCATTTCCTATTTGCATAACATATCTCGAGGATGAAACCGAAGGACAAGCTCTTCTTCTTAATCTCGGAACTCTGATGTAGCAAAATCTGACACCCTCAAGATTTCAGGATCTTGCGCCCACAAATACATCGCTTATTTTAATCACCTGCTTCGCCTGCGAGACCTCGTTCTTCGCTTCCCTGACCCACTCCTCGATGTCCTTCGCCTCCTGCGGCTCCGCCTCCGTCTTCGTCTGCTGGCATCCTGCACTTCGTAATCTTCGAATCTAATCGGTGTTCGCTGGGGACTTCTGTCCCGGTCTGGGGACACCGCTCTATCCGGGCTTCGTGCTTTGCCGGCATAATTGTCGTCGCTCATAAGATCCGACGATACGCGGAGAACTTTGTACGCAGCGTCCTTTGGGATCAGGTAACCGGACTCCACGCCAAAGTCCAGGGCTTTCTGGAtgtatttcttcattttcttaAGCCCTGCGAGGTAAGCGAAAGCTGTTGCAATAAACGTTACTCTAAGCTCGATTGCGGCCAGCCGAGCTGCTGAATACTCCACAAAATGTAAGCGCAAGTAAGAATTAGAATTTATATTCTTCGCAGAAGTGACCCACGTATCTAACCTTCACTTTCGCTACACTTGCGCACGCAGGCTGACGGAGCCTGGTTTTTAAATGTCTGTCGCCGCGTGGCGCGGCGGATCTTGGAATTTCTGCCCGAGTCCTTCCGTGTGTTGACCATGCTTCTGCCGTAGGTGCTCCGGGAATCCAGGGAATTCAAAACTTCGCCGCGGCGTTTCTGTCGCTTGCAAAAGGAGCACTTCGTGTCGCAGGCATGCCGCGCGCTCCCTCTACCCTCTCTGTTCCCCAGGCTGAGGAACTTGTACAGCAGCTCGGGGATGTTTGGCTTACGACGGCGGGGCTCTGAAACGCGACTTCGCATCAACCGAACGGAAGGTCCTTCCTAACGTCGAACTTCTTTTCCCGCGTATAGTGACGAGTTCCTCGATCACTTTACGTGTAGAGCTTTAATGTGTCGCTCGGCATGGctcaaataagaaaataaatctgaCTGAGAAATAAAACTTCTACCCTGCGGTGGCTGAAACGGCCGAGCTGTCTTTAAGAAATTCGCGCTTATGAAAAGTCATGGGAGGAGGAGTGAACGGGATTCCTCGCCTCGAGGCGTCCGTTGCAAATATTGAAGCAAGCTCGACATCGGGGTTCGAAGAAACCAGTAAAGCTGGTATGGTAAAACGTGCAGTGCTGGGGCGTGGGTGTCGCAGGCTAAATATAGACAGAAAAAGAAAGATATCCAGACTACAAACGGATGGTTCCGTAGAGTTTGTTAACAATCGAGAAGTCGGTCAATAGCGTTTTAACGACGAGTCCTTGGCGGGAGTGTTACATCCGGGAAACTTCCACCCTAATTCCAACTATACTGGCCGTCGTTTCGTTTCAGGGGAGAATTAAAAAAGGTCTTTCAATCGCGTCATTTTCCGAAAGAGTGACCCCAGAAATAGCCCCTctttgggtcccacgattttggaacggaattttgtgccaaatgatagcttatgatgagacatcaattgaagggacaattagtttctgagatatgagaggtgaaagaattgaaaattcattaacgcgtcaccacatacgcttcgatgtatagacttttatgtcactccgataatttaaacaattatttccaagggttttgctgactgctaataacgaattttaaCTTAGATtatcaaaattcacgaaaaaaatcaagaaatataaatgtctgtgtagtgggtgcgtttttaatatatcgtccacaatgttgaattggccatttgatttttttttctcgtgaattttgaaaatctaagttcaaattcgttattagcagtcagcaaaacccctggaaataattgtttaaattatcggagtGACATAAAAGTCTATACATCAAAGCGTATCGGCTGACGCATTAATGAATTTtgcttctttcacctctcatatctcagaaactaattgtcacctcaacttgaaaatttctcaggattgatgtctcatcataagctaccatttggcacaaaattcagttccaaaatcgtgggaccaaaagggGCTAAAGAAGGCTtcattttggggtcactctttaATTAGCTTTAGATGAGTGGACACCTTACGATTATTccttttcgtttctttctttaattataatatatattgtttCGTTTATTATTCTGTCAGAGAAAACAGCGATGCTCGAGGACACGCGCGCGAGATTGCATACGAATGTCGCGACGGAGACGCGATGGGAATTCGTCAAGGCGGAATCAAAAATTCATGTCTCTCAACTCATTTTCGAGACGGATCACTCACTCGACTTGCGATGGCTTCGCGCGGGAGGACGTTTCTTTACAGGGGCCATTTTGTGCTTACAGTTCGATCCGGAATAGGTATCTCCGGGATCCTCGGCGCTCTCTCCGCGAACGACCAGAGTTTCAGAGGGGCTCGTCGGTTGTTCCAAATGCTTGTTGGTTCTCTAATCGATCGCGACGCGAAATTTTGTCTACGATTTTCCAGGACATTGATAAAAGGAAGAGAGACACGACCCGCGATGCCAATCTGCCGTtgtcttcttcctttttttttgtttctcctAAAACAACGACTCCTCGTTTTCCCGAGAACGTCTCTTCGTTTCTCTTTTCATTTCTTGCCAAGTAGGCGTTGCTTTCGCCATCTTCCTTTCTATTTTATCGCCCGAAGTTGGCGGAATTTTCCGCGGACCGAGCTGGCCTGAATCCATAGAGTCATGACTCTATAAGGTGTGCTCtctgagcggctcattttcgtcttttagtgcgcattcccaatttccgccgtattaaaatatgtatgtatatgaatgcatatgcaagTGTACGGACGCATATCGAAATGTTCACAAATTCATTCTGTCCTATTGGTTGACAATtgtaggcaaccggcatttaggcaacggcctatgatgtgcgatgaggcccatacagtgactcgcattaatattcggacactttttaaaatcgcataactttcttagaattggtcctaacaacttgagtttttttgagaagctagaaggattagtttgctaactgacgcgtttcgtcgttttgaaaaaaaaatgtatttggtcggaatagcgaaaagaatagtaaaggtcgatttttaaacttttttcgctgatttcgggaattttcttttcgctattccaaccaaatacattttcttcaaaacgacgaaacgcgtcagttagcaaactaatccttctagcttctcaaaaaaactcaagttgtttggaccaattctaaaaaagttatgcgattttaaaaagtgtccgaatattaatgcgagctaCTGTGTGTCcctttatgaggagttcggaagacagagACCGCGGAgggtcggcgtagccgtggtggcaaacgcgactgatcagcacgcggacggctcgggttcgattcccgacgccccgtggctctctttttccgactcctacacaATCGAATatgaaggatcttgggaagagcacgttattggttaatttaaaaaaggtgcgcaagagcacacctttTACATCCCCTTACATCAATGCTTAGagtatatctttctctttctactccgCTGTTTACATTTTCGCCcgttgcatgcttcctccatgtttatatgctctaagcctGAATCAAACGTAACCATGTAGTATCGAACACGGTGTAATACAACACCGTGGTATCGAATATCCTC
This region of Andrena cerasifolii isolate SP2316 chromosome 4, iyAndCera1_principal, whole genome shotgun sequence genomic DNA includes:
- the LOC143368136 gene encoding LOW QUALITY PROTEIN: uncharacterized protein LOC143368136 (The sequence of the model RefSeq protein was modified relative to this genomic sequence to represent the inferred CDS: substituted 1 base at 1 genomic stop codon), encoding MAPVKKRPPARSHRKSKPRRRKPNIPELLYKFLSLGNREGRGSARHACDTKCSFCKRQKRRGEVLNSLDSRSTYGRSMVNTRKDSGRNSKIRRATRRQTFKNQAPSACVRKCSESEGLKKMKKYIQKALDFGVESGYLIPKDAAYKVLRVSSDLMSDDNYAGKARSPDRAVSPDRDRSPQRTPIRFEDYEVQDASRRRRRRSRRRRRTSRSGSGKRRTRSRRRSSKXCFPIYDCSSANADEIVENEIDYEFSEKQDDKGDNPETADGGEGNERLNESDGEKTTAKRGEDGSDVSVDEDESDEEEGKKRDETTKS